A window of Elgaria multicarinata webbii isolate HBS135686 ecotype San Diego chromosome 2, rElgMul1.1.pri, whole genome shotgun sequence contains these coding sequences:
- the TSSC4 gene encoding U5 small nuclear ribonucleoprotein TSSC4: MGDEGAGEPFVGIVAGGATDYEGVLPSDTISLSDSDSDDFGFPGDAEVDTISPEEPLSSDDVVSGSGESGDPLRSNRKSQVQPFHLKGMSSSFSQRSQSIFDCLEGAAKQAVPSMAEDKVIDGRFKRPLPPPSISNKVPAESLGRQSRPPPSHKSSPAVPDYVVHPERWTKYSLEDVSESSDKTNRSVAMEFLEGLKKSRGEQSATCPEGYTPSFNQDSSSSGSGRIVFTKPTKTGLDRSERKRAAAKEDEEAELFDVNQELKGKFPNKSDTQNEKEKVVRDPSESGVKGLEDEKQLKLEELGVQRGVEADSSEAHEERTVVTVGFHGSKKRNRKHFRPKVSHDEGEEES; encoded by the coding sequence ATGGGAGACGAAGGTGCAGGTGAACCCTTTGTGGGTATAGTGGCTGGCGGGGCCACCGACTATGAGGGCGTTCTTCCCTCAGACACAATTTCTCTGAGTGATTCCGATTCCGATGACTTTGGGTTTCCAGGTGATGCTGAAGTCGATACAATATCTCCTGAGGAACCCCTTTCCTCAGATGATGTGGTCAGTGGATCAGGTGAAAGTGGCGACCCTCTGCGCAGCAACAGAAAATCACAGGTCCAGCCGTTCCACCTGAAAGGCATGAGCTCCAGCTTTTCACAACGCAGCCAGAGCATTTTTGACTGTCTGGAAGGGGCAGCCAAACAGGCAGTGCCCTCAATGGCTGAAGATAAGGTAATCGACGGAAGGTTTAAGCGCCCTCTGCCTCCTCCCAGCATTTCAAACAAGGTACCTGCAGAAAGCCTGGGAAGACAAAGTAGGCCGCCTCCATCACATAAAAGCTCCCCTGCAGTTCCTGACTATGTGGTACATCCAGAACGCTGGACCAAGTACAGCTTGGAAGATGTGTCAGAGTCTAGTGATAAGACCAACAGGTCAGTTGCCATGGAGTTCCTGGAGGGCTTGAAGAAGAGTAGGGGGGAACAAAGCGCCACCTGCCCTGAAGGCTATACCCCGTCTTTCAACCAAGATTCCTCCAGCTCTGGTTCTGGAAGGATTGTCTTCACCAAACCCACAAAGACAGGTTTAGATAGGTCGGAAAGGAAAAGGGCAGCTGCAAAGGAGGATGAAGAGGCCGAGCTTTTCGATGTAAACCAGGAGCTCAAAGGGAAATTTCCAAATAAGTCTGACACTCAGAATGAGAAGGAGAAGGTTGTACGAGACCCCTCAGAGAGTGGCGTAAAGGGATTGGAGGATGAGAAACAACTGAAACTGGAGGAGCTGGGTGTCCAAAGAGGTGTCGAGGCAGATTCTTCGGAGGCACATGAAGAGAGAACGGTGGTGACCGTGGGGTTCCATGGTAGCAAGAAAAGGAACAGGAAGCATTTCCGACCCAAAGTCAGCCATGATGAAGGGGAGGAAGAGTCCTAA